A window of Cydia pomonella isolate Wapato2018A chromosome 22, ilCydPomo1, whole genome shotgun sequence contains these coding sequences:
- the LOC133530177 gene encoding uncharacterized protein LOC133530177 — translation MPKRKSDEDDYDYLEKQLRKLKRRIKSRRNRRRDSSLSSCSDGVSLHDPRECESIANVDNDVIEPEPGCSYWNDYWPVPDPSDGVDDFEYPAPAAANPPPPVAAATAAAAAATAAAAVPVLTTTAAILPSAVVVTGQSPAPASVPALTAGAIPPLVDAAALLEAQQLAQAAVETPNATIDRDLLAILGEDPTVIKEYGDDIQSDLAIRLNHLATSGLTKESRAEIKDKYLIPGNCKMIKAPTLNPEIRASLIESQAKRDKGIENKQVLNSCALSSLSKAITLLITSDSKNQEVLRLLMDTARILSDIQHSNSMLRRFFILSTVKKELKDQLEKTKIEDLLFGSNLVETLKSAKTISKTGADMRSSGPTNTKDAEPKQTKMINKALNGRGPPANRRPHASGGTRNWRSANPAATSRQTTPRHRSHSRTSPRHQYTRHRR, via the exons ATGCCGAAACGAAAAAGTGATGAAGATGATTACGATTATCTTGAAAAACAGTTACGAAAATTAAAACGTAGAATTAAAAGTAGGCGTAACCGCCGTCGTGATAGTTCTTTGTCTTCGTGTAGTGATGGTGTTTCGCTTCATGACCCGCGGG AATGCGAATCAATCGCCAACGTTGACAATGACGTCATCGAACCCGAACCGGGGTGTTCCTATTGGAACGATTACTGGCCGGTACCGGACCCAAGCGACGGCGTCGATGATTTCGAATACCCCGCGCCTGCCGCGGCCAACCCGCCGCCTCCCGTTGCCGCCGCCACCgctgccgctgccgccgccaccgccgccgccgccgtacCTGTACTTACTACCACCGCCGCAATCTTGCCGTCCGCTGTCGTAGTTACCGGGCAGTCGCCTGCCCCTGCTTCAGTGCCGGCGCTCACCGCTGGCGCTATACCTCCACTTGTTGATGCTGCCGCGCTTTTAGAGGCACAGCAGCTGGCACAAGCAGCAGTTGAAACACCAAATGCGACTATTGACCGAGATTTGTTAGCAATACTAGGCGAAGACCCAACTGTCATAAAAGAATACGGTGACGATATACAGAGTGACCTGGCAATCAGATTAAATCATTTGGCCACTTCAGGTCTTACTAAAGAGAGCCGCGCAGagattaaagataaatatctgATCCCCGGAAATTGTAAAATGATTAAGGCTCCAACTCTTAATCCAGAGATACGAGCATCCTTGATTGAAAGCCAGGCCAAACGTGACAAAGGTATAGAAAATAAGCAGGTTTTAAACTCCTGCGCTTTGTCGTCTCTCAGTAAAGCTATCACACTTCTTATTACATCTGACAGCAAAAACCAGGAAGTCCTTAGATTATTAATGGATACAGCGCGAATCTTAAGTGACATACAACATAGTAATTCAATGTTACgcagattttttattctgtcaaCGGTGAAAAAAGAGCTGAAAGATCAACTAGAGAAGACGAAAATTGAAGATTTACTTTTCGGCAGCAATTTGGTGGAAACCTTGAAGTCAGCAAAAACTATTAGTAAAACCGGGGCAGATATGAGGTCCTCTGGACCTACAAATACTAAGGATGCGGAGcctaaacaaacaaaaatgatAAACAAGGCTTTAAACGGACGAGGCCCCCCTGCAAATCGCAGACCGCATGCATCGGGGGGGACTCGGAACTGGCGGTCGGCGAATCCAGCTGCGACTTCGAGGCAAACGACGCCGAGGCACCGCAGCCACTCGAGGACATCGCCACGTCATCAATATACACGTCACAGACGTTAG